A stretch of DNA from Allomeiothermus silvanus DSM 9946:
TGCAGCGGAAGAAGGGATAGCTCGAGGTCTGTCTCGTTGATAAGTACCCCCATGGGAAGTGCGGAACCGTATACCGAAGCCGGTCATGTCTGCAAAGCTTCCCGTGGGGATCCCAAAACGAAGGAAAGTCTCTGTTGGAGGCCCACGGGAGGTTTCTATGAGCTCAGATAAAGATGTGCAAAAATCCCCTAAGCGTCGCCGCGACCAGCAAGAAACTCAGGGATTTACCGCGGAGGAACGGGCTGCCATGAAGGAGCGCGCCCGGGAGCTGAAAGCGGGCAAGGCCGACGGGGAAAGCGCCGTACTCGCGAAGATTGCCGAGATGCCGGAACCGGACCGCTCTATAGCCGAGCGGATTCATGCCATCATCAAGGCCAGTGCGCCGTCTCTCTCGCCGAAAACCTGGTACGGGATGCCCGCTTATGCCAAGGACGGCAAGGTCGTGTGTTTCTTCACCCCTGCATCGAAGTTCAACGCCAGGTACGCGACATTAGGCTTCAATGACGCGGCAAACCTCGACGAGGGCAACATGTGGCCAACCTCCTTTGCGCTGAAGGAGCTGACGCCTGCCGAAGAGGCCAGGATTGCGGCGCTGGTGAAGAAAGCGGTGGGCTAGGGGCTGTGGCATGCCTGCTTCGCGCAAGGCTTCTGTATAGTGCGTTGAACACAACCGGGACCTACCGAGAACGCCTGACGATGGAGAAAAAGTGCTGTCGAGAGCGCTACCTTCTGAATAGAAGCCGATATATTGCGCTAGCCCGTGTTTCCCTGACCCTTCGATGCTACTTGCCATGAAAGGCGGCGGATCATGTGCTTAGGGCGAAAAACACTGCGAACCTCGATAAAAAGGAGGAAATCTTGGGTGAGGATCGTTTCTGATCATCGGACATGTCAAATAACTGATTTTACGCGGTTGAGTTTATAGGGCATAAAATAGGGCTTCCTGTGGACACAGGAGGCCCGATATGAATCTACCACGCCCGATGGTAAAGGCTGTTGAAGCAATGATGAAAGCTGCGGATACCCGAAGCTGCTTGGGGATAGCAGAGGGATGTAAATATGCCCATGACAGCATTTATCGAGCTTTGGAGGTGGAGCTGGAGCGGTATTTCACGTGCTGTTTGGCCTTGTTGAAGCGGTTAGGAGGGTTAGGGAAGGGCTATCTGATCTTGGATGACGTGGTGATTGCCTGCTGGCAACGGGGGCTACTGGATTTACCTAAGGTTATGGACACTTCCACAGGGCAGTATGTGTGGGGTTTTTGTGTGGTGGTGCTGCTGTGGACGAATGGATGGATTCGTCTGCCGCTGGCCTTTCGGGGGTGTTGGAGTGATGAAGGTGAAGGGCGAAACAAACACACTCTGGCCATGGAACTGCTGTTGTGGGCGGTGGAGCAAGGGTTCAAACCCGAGTACGTGCTGTTTGATGCAGGGTACGCCTCCAAGGAGCTGTTGAGAAAGATTCATGGACTCGGGTGGTCACCAGACTACGCAAGAACCGATTGCTGGACGGTCGCCAGCGCAAACACCATGGATCGCCTTTCTGGGTCAAAGAGGGCAGACTCAAAGGTCTAGGCTTCTTGGTCAAGGTACTCCGCAGGGGTAACTTCTACCTCTGCACCAACGCAACAGAGCTCCCCAAGCATCTATCGCATCCGTCCCAACATCGAGGAAGCCTTTCGAGGCCTTCAACTTCGAACTCGGCTGGCAGGGGCATCGCCACCACAAACGCGAGAAACTCGCTGCACATCTAGCCCTGGGCTTTCTTAGCTACGCGCTGATCGAGTTTCACCGCTCACGATCCAATCACAAGATGACCTTCTAGCAATACCGTCGTAACCTCATCTCTGGCGCTATACCCCCTGATTTATCCCCTTTGCTGGAGTTCGCAGCCTGACTGCGTAAAATCAGATACCAGTGGCTCCTGGTGCCTGAGCAGAAGACGCCCCACGCGGCGGTCGAGTGGCAGGCGCTCCGGCTCACCGGAGCCGACGCGTTGGCCGTTCGGGCGAGCAAAAAACTCAAAAACGACGAGCTGCTGCTGGGCAAGCTCGGTTGCACCATCCTGCGTAAGCACCTAGACGAGATACCACTGTGGCGGGGGGATCACGTGATGGTGCGCCAGCTCGTCGAAGATTTTGCACGCTACCTCTACCTGCCCCGGCTCGCCCGGCCCGAGGTACTGGTGCAGGCTCTGCGCGAGGGCGTGGCTTTGCTGACCTGGCAAGCCGAAACCTTCGCCTATGCCGAGGGCTACGATGAAGCGAGCGGGAGGTATCGCGGCTTGCGGGCCGGGCAGGCGGTCTCGCTCACCGCCGAGGACCCCGGACTCATCGTCAAACCCGAGGTGGCCCGGCGGCAGCTCGAGCTCCCCCCGCTCGAGTCCATAGGGGGCGGTGCCACCCCGGCGGGTACGTCCAGGGCAGACACGAAGGACAGCAAGGACGGCAGGGAGCCAGAACCTGGCTCGCCGCCCTCTCCCCGCCGCTACTACGGCACCGTGCGCCTCAATCCCCTTCGCGTCGGGGCAGAGGCGGGCCGCATCGCCGAAGAAGTGATCGCCCACCTGGCTGGGCAACCCGGCGCCGAGGTGGTGGTCACCCTGGAAATCCAGGTGCACTTGCCCCACGGGGCCAGTGAACAGACAGTTCGGACGGTCACGGAGAACAGCCGCACCCTCAAGTTCGAGAAC
This window harbors:
- a CDS encoding iron chaperone, giving the protein MSSDKDVQKSPKRRRDQQETQGFTAEERAAMKERARELKAGKADGESAVLAKIAEMPEPDRSIAERIHAIIKASAPSLSPKTWYGMPAYAKDGKVVCFFTPASKFNARYATLGFNDAANLDEGNMWPTSFALKELTPAEEARIAALVKKAVG